A window of the Trichoderma asperellum chromosome 4, complete sequence genome harbors these coding sequences:
- a CDS encoding uncharacterized protein (EggNog:ENOG41~TransMembrane:1 (i41-65o)), which yields MSDKQDTENAEVYQTESRVEQPTVPAAAPKKKGFLAHLKRFWWAYLLVLICGVVLAVCLTIFVGVPKIAQQKVNDAKLEIQGVNVINTKPNSITLQINSTITTDGSIKANIDAFDGVMYLEDLPGQTPFLNISFPATNGDKHQLVNISQDITIEDHDAFNTFNIWFAANQTLNVTVYGKTKVKPSGLSKKFGVTFKKTINMNGLNLFNGTTVSDGKIDISAKKGQPNFKATADIPNASYFTLEIGNATFTNFIDNTNIGNLTIPNLLLVPGSNKVPITADLDQVAVLEEVQTPKYCKTGIIPVKLKGAAVVNDGQTLQYFLDGLSANNETVPMDIGSIIKSSLGTTVSCPKS from the exons ATGTCCGACAAGCAAGATACCGAGAACGCTGAGGTCTACCAGACCGAGAGCCGAGTCGAACAGCCGACCGTGCCCGCAGCTgcgcccaagaagaagggattTTTGGCCCATCTGAAGCGCTTTTGGTGGGCATATCTGCTCGTTCTGATATGCGGAGTTGTCCTGGCGGTCTGCCTCAC CATCTTCGTTGGAGTTCCCAAGATCGCCCAGCAAAAGGTCAACGATGCCAAGCTAGAAATCCAGGGCGTCAATGTCATCAACACCAAGCCTAACAGCATCACCCTGCAAATCAACTCCACCATTACCACCGATGGCTCCATCAAGGCCAACATCGATGCTTTTGACGGTGTCATGTACCTTGAGGATCTCCCTGGCCAGACACCTTTCCTCAACATCTCCTTCCCCGCAACCAACGGCGACAAGCACCAGTTGGTCAACATCAGCCAGGACATTACGATTGAAGACCATGACGCCTTCAACACCTTCAACATTTGGTTCGCCGCTAATCAGACTCTCAACGTCACCGTGTATGGAAAGACCAAGGTCAAGCCGTCTGGTCTGTCCAAGAAATTTGGTGTTACCTTCAAGAAGACCATCAACATGAACGGTCTGAATCTGTTCAACGGCACCACGGTATCCGACGGAAAGATTGATATCAGCGCAAAGAAGGGTCAGCCGAATTTCAAGGCCACCGCCGATATCCCTAATGCCTCTTATTTCACTCTTGAAATT GGCAACGCCACCTTTACCAACTTTATTGACAACACCAACATTGGTAATCTTACCATCCCCAACCTTCTGCTTGTCCCTGGCAGCAACAAGGTCCCTATTACCGCCGATCTCGATCAGGTTGCTGTACTTGAGGAAGTTCAAACCCCCAAGTACTGCAAGACTGGAATCATCCCTGTCAAGCTCAAGGGCGCCGCCGTTGTCAACGATGGCCAGACACTCCAGTACTTCCTTGATGGCTTGTCTGCCAACAACGAGACCGTCCCCATGGACATTGGCAGCATTATCAAGAGCTCGCTCGGCACTACTGTCAGCTGTCCCAAGTCTTAA
- the PRP5 gene encoding pre-mRNA processing RNA-helicase (BUSCO:EOG092D1TP5) — protein MARPRDSRSPSPAGSHYNSRRHRKDDDRRDARDRRDDGRDPRRRSRSRSPDYRYRDRDRGRDNRDRGGRDRDRDRDNFRRRDRSLDRRDDDFYRGGPRDRRGARSRERLPPRARSPDRRRDRSRDDYRRRDDSRNRSRREGTADSHNRSSRADSRSRKSPVADSGRNGVDEVRFLAMDKETRAHDISQAQKAKSNATQPEVDKKAERLAKLEAWKKKKELEGQKQKEVNASQTRNLLAEMDKKAKEGSTAAPSPVVSSAASPTPVDSGSASPAKPYLGKFDPKTIAKKSASHQKSNDSTKGALGSIDIQPGSIPAPVKQAPTASALPTNRAKTSSFGFGKSHAEGDKFTSKRKLDLDEEVTTKRQLTKLPTLPTEADDTPYADQDEDDESDGDNFAENEEEAAAAARAAHERRLQAENQAENPAENQADEEMKDAEPQTAEQTNGEHATNGETFSKPPAESMEVDEEDEEIDPLEAFMDDLKQAETTKNPPKKASVTKKKQEPEAYFSEDDYAFEDQADPNADALLTIASKRKKKDIPSVDYSKIDLQPIRKNFWVEPAELNSLSEADVADLRLELDGIKVNGKDVPKPVQKWAQCGLTRQTLDVISSLGFEKPTPIQMQALPSLMSGRDVVGVAKTGSGKTMAFLLPMFRHIKDQEPLRDTDGPIGLIMTPTRELATQIHRDCKPFLKMMNLRAVCAYGGAPIRDQIAELKRGAEIIVCTPGRMIDLLAANQGRVTNLRRVTYVVLDEADRMFDMGFEPQVMKIFANMRPDRQTILFSATMPRLIDSLTKKVLKSPIEITVGGRSVVAKEIEQIVEIREESTKFVRVLELLGELYDKDEDARSLIFVERQEKADDLLKELMQKGYPCMSIHGGKDQVDRDSTISDFKKGVVPILIATSVAARGLDVKQLKLVINYDAPNHLEDYVHRAGRTGRAGNTGTAVTFVTPEQENCAPGIAKALEQSDQPVPERLNEMRKSHREKVKSGKAKDSSGFGGKGLDRLDQEREAARLRERKTHRAEGEEEEVKEEGKKEEDDKKIEKTLNAIKAAASTVQSRESAKADTGDGGASKAAQPAAATADKAKDPLDKVSSAVSAINSRLGKAGQLRSGQPIDNKGPDAGAFHATLEINDFPQKARWAVTNRTNVAKILEATGTSITTKGSFYPPGKEVPPGGEPKLYILIEGDTELVVAGALNEMTRLLREGTIAAADADSRAPASGRYTVT, from the exons ATGGCTCGGCCAAGAGACTCGCGCTCACCAAGTCCTGCAGGCAGCCATTACAACTCGCGCCGCCACCGGAAAGATGACGACCGGCGGGATGCCAGAGACCGCCGAGACGATGGAAGGGACCCTCGCCGGCGCTCAAGGTCGCGCAGCCCGGAT TATCGATACCGCGACCGCGACCGAGGCAGAGACAACAGAGACCGCGGTGGCCGTGACCGCGATCGCGACCGTGATAACTTTCGCCGACGAGACCGCTCCTTAGATCGCCGAGACGATGATTTTTACCGCGGAGGTCCACGCGATCGCCGTGGCGCCAGATCAAGAGAGAGACTCCCACCCAGGGCCCGCTCGCCTGACCGAAGACGGGACCGCAGCAGAGATGACTATAGGAGGCGAGACGACTCTAGAAACAGAAGCCGTCGTGAGGGTACGGCTGACTCTCACAATCGCAGCAGCCGTGCCGATAGCCGGTCTCGAAAGAGTCCAGTGGCCGACAGTGGCAGGAATGGAGTTGATGAGGTACGTTTTCTGGCCATGGATAAGGAAACTAGAGCTCATGACATATCACAGGCTCAAAAGGCCAAATCGAATGCCACACAGCCTGAGGTCGATAAGAAGGCAGAGCGATTAGCCAAGCTTGAAGcatggaaaaagaagaaggagctcGAAGGccagaagcagaaagaagTGAATGCTAGCCAGACGAGAAATCTTCTTGCTGAGATGGAcaaaaaagccaaagaggGATCGACAGCTGCGCCATCGCCTGTTGTATCGTCGGCAGCTTCGCCGACCCCTGTTGACTCGGGCAGCGCATCTCCAGCAAAGCCTTATCTCGGCAAGTTTGATCCAAAAACGATTGCAAAGAAGTCTGCCAGTCATCAAAAGTCAAATGATTCAACTAAAGGCGCTTTGGGATCTATAGATATTCAGCCAGGCAGCATTCCCGCCCCTGTTAAACAAGCACCTACTG CATCCGCGCTACCCACAAATCGCGCCAAGACTAGCAGTTTTGGATTTGGCAAGTCTCATGCTGAGGGAGACAAGTTCACTAGCAAACGAAAGCTGGACCTGGATGAGGAGGTCACAACCAAACGACAACTGACCAAACTCCCTACTCTCCCCACAGAAGCGGATGATACTCCTTACGCCGACcaggatgaggacgatgaatCGGATGGCGATAATTTTgctgaaaatgaagaagaggctgccgctgctgctcgcgCTGCTCACGAAAGGCGTCTTCAAGCTGAAAACCAAGCAGAGAACCCAGCAGAGAACCAGGCtgatgaagagatgaagGATGCCGAACCCCAAACCGCGGAACAAACCAATGGTGAACATGCCACCAATGGAGAGACCTTCAGTAAACCCCCGGCAGAATCTATGGAGGtcgatgaggaagacgaagaaatcGATCCTCTAGAGGCGTTTATGGATGACCTCAAACAGGCAGAGACCACGAAGAATCCCCCGAAGAAGGCATCTGTgaccaaaaagaagcaggagCCTGAGGCGTATTTCTCGGAGGATGATTATGCTTTCGAAGATCAGGCGGACCCGAATGCAGATGCCCTGCTTACCATTGCGAGTAaacgcaagaagaaggatattCCAAGCGTTGACTACTCCAAGATTGACTTGCAGCCTATTCGCAAGAATTTCTGGGTTGAGCCTGCAGAGCTGAATTCACTTTCTGAAGCGGATGTCGCCGATTTACGATTGGAGCTGGATGGAATCAAGGTCAATGGCAAAGACGTCCCCAAGCCCGTTCAGAAATGGGCCCAGTGTGGACTTACTCGTCAAACCCTTGATGTCATTAGCTCACTTGGATTTGAAAAGCCTACGCCAATTCAGATGCAGGCTCTTCCCTCGTTGATGTCTGGTCGAGACGTCGTCGGTGTGGCGAAGACAGGATCTGGCAAGACTATGGCTTTCTTGCTTCCCATGTTCCGACATATCAAGGATCAAGAGCCGCTCAGGGATACCGATGGTCCTATTGGGCTTATTATGACGCCAACGCGAGAGCTCGCCACGCAAATTCACAGAGATTGCAAGCCCttcttgaagatgatgaaccTACGTGCCGTCTGCGCGTACGGAGGAGCTCCCATCAGAGATCAGATTGCTGAGCTCAAGCGCGGTGCCGAAATCATTGTCTGTACCCCTGGTCGTATGATTGATCTTTTGGCTGCGAATCAAGGAAGAGTCACCAACCTCAGGCGAGTGACCTATGTGGTTCTCGATGAAGCCGATCGAATGTTTGACATGGGTTTCGAGCCACAAGTAATGAAGATCTTTGCCAACATGCGACCTGATAGACAAACAATTCTATTTTCAGCTACCATGCCACGCCTCATCGACTCACTGACCAAGAAAGTGCTGAAGAGCCCCATTGAAATTACCGTGGGTGGTCGCAGCGTCGtcgccaaggagattgagcaAATTGTGGAGATCAGAGAGGAGAGCACAAAGTTCGTCCGTGTTCTGGAGCTGCTAGGCGAGCTCTATGACAAGGATGAGGATGCTCGCTCGCTAATCTTTGTGGAGCGACAGGAGAAGGCGGATGATCTACTCAAGGAGTTAATGCAAAAGGGCTATCCTTGCATGTCCATTCACGGAGGCAAAGACCAAGTCGATCGTGACTCTACCATTTCAGATTTCAAGAAAGGCGTGGTGCCGATCCTAATTGCCACGTCAGTCGCCGCTCGTGGCTTGGAcgtcaagcagctcaagctcGTTATCAATTACGACGCACCTAACCACTTGGAAGATTATGTCCACCGAGCCGGACGAACGGGCCGTGCAGGAAATACGGGAACAGCAGTCACATTTGTAACCCCTGAACAAGAGAATTGCGCACCTGGTATTGCCAAAGCCTTGGAACAAAGTGACCAACCTGTCCCAGAAAGGCTCAATGAGATGCGAAAGTCTCATCGTGAGAAGGTCAAGTCGGGCAAGGCAAAGGACTCTTCCGGCTTTGGCGGAAAGGGTCTGGACCGTCTAGACCAGGAACGCGAGGCAGCTCGTCTTCGAGAACGTAAGACACATAGAGCTgagggtgaagaagaagaggttaAAGAAGAGggcaagaaagaggaggatgacaaGAAGATCGAAAAGACACTTAACGCCATCAAAGCTGCGGCCTCGACCGTTCAGTCTCGCGAATCTGCCAAAGCCGACACAGGAGACGGCGGCGCAAGCAAAGCAGCGcaacccgccgccgccacagccgacaaggccaaggatcCCCTGGATAAGGTTAGCTCTGCTGTCAGTGCCATCAACAGCCGTCTCGGCAAAGCTGGTCAGCTTCGCTCAGGCCAACCCATCGACAACAAGGGTCCGGACGCTGGTGCTTTCCACGCCACGCTGGAAATCAACGACTTCCCCCAGAAAGCCAGATGGGCTGTTACCAATCGTACAAACGTGGCTAAGATTTTGGAGGCGACTGGAACGTCTATTACGACCAAGGGCAGCTTCTATCCTCCCGGCAAAGAAGTGCCACCTGGAGGAGAACCCAAGCTGTATATTCTTATTGAAGGTGATACTGAGCTTGTGGTGGCGGGTGCTTTGAATGAGATGACCAGGCTTCTGAGAGAAGgtaccattgctgctgcggatGCGGATAGCAGAGCGCCGGCGAGCGGAAGATACACTGTCACTTAG
- a CDS encoding uncharacterized protein (EggNog:ENOG41) yields the protein MAGLVGYASSDDEGENEKPQLQQETAQVAAQAAAPDAIEAEKDEPRIKALEESSSLPKHDSGHQPPPPTIGPVLQSAVPLGPSLPSTDASIINTLLDPDESQEPPTSPYSSNRALIHDLTLPSVPNLDIPPSPPGSPPAGANKKVDQFLQLKKKGVHFNSKLEQSTALRNPSLMDKLLDFVGIDEVGQYETTLPKELWDPRGFPEWAFRDKLSKSREKIAKEKEADRAAVGRTAIDFVQSNSSSSGAATTGVSGGLNSRGEKRKGGWK from the exons ATGGCCGGGCTTGTGGGATATGCAAGctctgatgatgaaggagaaaatgaaaagccTCAATTGCAACAGGAGACTGCTCAG GTCGCCGCACAGGCAGCAGCTCCTGATGCCATTGAGGCTGAAAAGGATGAGCCTCGAATAA AAGCACTGGAGGAATCTTCATCTTTACCGAAACACGACTCCGGTCAccagccaccaccacctacTATCGGCCCCGTGCTCCAGAGTGCTGTTCCTCTGGGTCCATCTCTTCCATCCACCGACGCCTCTATCATAAACACCCTCCTAGACCCGGATGAATCCCAGGAACCGCCTACATCTCCATATTCATCAAACCGTGCTTTAATACACGACCTCACTCTCCCCTCCGTACCTAATCTTGATATCCCACCTTCGCCACCAGGCTCTCCTCCGGCAGGGGCCAACAAGAAAGTTGATCAGTTTTTGCAACTCAAGAAGAAAGGCGTACACTTTAATTCTAAACTTGAGCAGTCTACCGCATTAAGAAATCCGTCATTAATGGATAAATTGCTGGACTTTGTCGGTATTGACGAAGTGGGCCAGTACGAGACGACACTCCCAAAAGAGTTGTGGGATCCAAGAGGATTTCCGGAATGGGCGTTTAGAGACAAGTTAAGCAAGAGCAGGGAAAAGATtgccaaagagaaagaggcagaTAGGGCTGCTGTTGGTCGAACAGCCATCGACTTTGTCCAGTCAAATTCATCATCGAGCGGAGCTGCCACTACTGGTGTATCAGGAGGGCTAAACAGCAGGGGCGAGAAACGAAAAGGGGGCTGGAAATAA